A single region of the Populus nigra chromosome 2, ddPopNigr1.1, whole genome shotgun sequence genome encodes:
- the LOC133683143 gene encoding major pollen allergen Ole e 10-like: MEIAKYPSACLPLAFALLLCLAVSTESQSYGHGGNQDQIRADDVQSRWCIAKPSAYNFELLRNIDYSCGQNGVDCGQIQPGGGCFRPDTAFGHASYAMNLFFKAAGKHPWDCHFNGTGIVVTQDPSFGTCTYPL, encoded by the exons ATGGAGATTGCGAAGTATCCCTCGGCCTGCCTTCCTCTGGCCTTTGCTTTGCTTCTTTGTCTTGCTGTTTCTACAG AGTCACAATCCTATGGCCATGGAGGAAACCAGGACCAGATCAGG GCAGATGATGTTCAGAGCAGGTGGTGCATTGCTAAACCATCGGCATATAATTTTGAGCTTTTGCGCAACATAGATTATAGCTGTGGGCAAAATGGAGTGGACTGCGGGCAAATTCAACCAGGTGGTGGCTGCTTTCGTCCAGACACTGCCTTTGGACATGCCTCCTACGCTATGAATCTCTTCTTCAAGGCTGCAGGAAAGCACCCATGGGATTGCCATTTCAATGGTACTGGCATTGTTGTTACTCAGGACCCAT CCTTTGGTACCTGCACCTATCCCCTGTAA
- the LOC133681434 gene encoding S-adenosylmethionine synthase 1: METFLFTSESVNEGHPDKLCDQISDAVLDACLEQDPDSKVACETCTKTNMVMVFGEITTKGKIDYEKIVRDTCRNIGFISDDVGLDADKCKVLVNIEQQSPDIAQGVHGHFTKRPEEIGAGDQGHMFGYATDETPEYMPLSHVLATKLGARLTEVRKNGTCPWLRPDGKTQVTVEYYNDNGAMVPVRVHTVLISTQHDETVTNDEIAADLKEHVIKPVIPEKYLDEKTIFHLNPSGRFVIGGPHGDAGLTGRKIIIDTYGGWGAHGGGAFSGKDPTKVDRSGAYIVRQAAKSIVANGLARRCIVQVSYAIGVPEPLSVFVDTYGTGKIPDKEILKIVKENFDFRPGMMTINLDLKRGGNRFLKTAAYGHFGRDDPDFTWEVVKPLKWEKPQA; encoded by the coding sequence ATGGAAACCTTTCTATTCACATCCGAGTCAGTGAACGAGGGCCACCCCGACAAACTATGCGACCAGATCTCTGATGCGGTGCTCGATGCTTGCCTTGAGCAGGACCCAGACAGCAAGGTTGCTTGCGAGACATGTACAAAGACCAACATGGTCATGGTCTTTGGAGAGATCACCACCAAGGGCAAGATAGACTATGAAAAGATTGTTCGTGACACATGCCGTAACATTGGATTTATTTCTGATGATGTTGGTCTTGATGCTGACAAGTGCAAAGTCTTGGTTAACATTGAGCAGCAGAGCCCTGATATTGCCCAGGGTGTCCACGGTCACTTTACCAAGCGGCCAGAGGAGATTGGTGCTGGTGACCAGGGCcatatgtttggttatgccaCCGATGAGACCCCTGAGTATATGCCTTTGAGCCATGTACTTGCCACCAAGCTCGGGGCTCGCCTCACTGAAGTTAGGAAGAATGGCACCTGCCCTTGGCTAAGACCTGATGGCAAGACGCAGGTTACTGTTGAATACTACAATGACAACGGTGCAATGGTCCCTGTCCGTGTCCACACTGTTCTCATCTCCACTCAGCATGATGAGACTGtcacaaatgatgaaattgctgCTGATCTAAAGGAGCATGTCATTAAGCCTGTCATCCCTGAGAAGTACCTTGATGAGAAAACTATCTTCCACCTAAACCCATCTGGCCGTTTTGTTATTGGTGGCCCTCATGGTGATGCAGGTCTCACTGGACGCAAGATCATTATTGACACCTACGGTGGCTGGGGAGCCCATGGTGGTGGTGCTTTCTCAGGGAAGGACCCAACTAAGGTGGATAGAAGTGGTGCTTACATTGTTAGGCAGGCTGCCAAGAGCATCGTAGCAAATGGTCTTGCTCGTAGGTGCATTGTGCAAGTCTCCTATGCTATTGGTGTACCCGAGCCTTTGTCTGTCTTTGTGGACACCTATGGCACTGGAAAAATTCCTGACAAGGAGATCCTTAAGATTGTGAAGGAGAACTTTGACTTTAGGCCTGGAATGATGACCATCAACCTGGATCTCAAGAGGGGTGGCAATAGGTTCTTGAAGACAGCCGCATACGGACATTTTGGAAGGGATGACCCAGACTTCACCTGGGAGGTTGTCAAGCCCCTCAAATGGGAGAAGCCCCAAGCTTGA